In a single window of the Drosophila subpulchrella strain 33 F10 #4 breed RU33 chromosome X, RU_Dsub_v1.1 Primary Assembly, whole genome shotgun sequence genome:
- the LOC119556744 gene encoding homeotic protein female sterile isoform X1, translated as MSSNEPPPRYEPPVEPVNGIVQPPVVPPAERPGRNTNQLQYLIKTVMKVIWKHHFSWPFQQPVDAKKLNLPDYHKIIKQPMDMGTIKKRLENNYYWSAKETIHDFNTMFNNCYVYNKPGEDVVVMAQTLEKVFLQKIESMPKEELELEPVTAKGGKKKQRAPATPKTSSTTVGGGATTGSGTASSAAVNSGAGSGSTKVSAAASSAQQSGLQGATGAGSASTPGAQAGSGAGGATAARPVSAMGGTVSSTAGGAPSIPPISTMPPHTVPGSTNTTTTAMAGGAGGAGAAAANPNAAALMASLLNAGQTGAYPGAPGQTAVNSSSLLDGSTAAAAAAAAAAAAAAAGVGGAAGAAGGAAGAGVTIPSVAVNATNAVQAYVNAGVSVGVDAVIPPQQPAKIKKGVKRKADTTTPTANAFESPYAQMDSKSAKIATRRESNRQDLTFQGSGYNMSPLGVSGVPGLGGLVAGGVAGVAVAKNKEKLSDALKSCNEILKELFSKKHSGYAWPFYKPVDAEMLGLHDYHDIIKKPMDLGTVKRKMDNREYKSAPEFAADVRLIFTNCYKYNPPDHDVVAMGRKLQDVFEMRYANIPDEPVANAAHHHGHGHGHGHGHGHGHGHGHGHGHGHGYGGPLKHDASDSSSEDSSDTENESNSDEERSAKLKMLESKLLGLQEEIRKLSEEASAKKKAKKKLKEKKKSMGGGSGSASHHGHASGGGANAGGAGGAGSGGHSGVVSVPGGVGAMGAGGAGGATLNALLSGSLVGPGGAAVAGGVPNVAALHSQVHDAAMAVFGQLAGGGAAAGGGFGAGVTASGASTGGKAGTLAGALAAGAAAGAGGTSGSGGGSSKGAKSKGGRGAKGSGGGGVGGSNNTAAGNAAGGAAGAAAGAGAVGAVGGAGAAGGGNASKRAKSSSSAGAGGAVGGANASTGGAGARGSSKKKPSQVMNFDSEEEDTAKPMSYDEKRQLSLDINKLPGDKLGRVVHIIQNREPSLRDSNPDEIEIDFETLKPSTLRELESYVASCLRKKTRKPYYKKPSGKSKDEQMAEKKQELEKRLQDVTGQLGASKKNAKKDESASNKVEAVQPANPVSSSSSSSDSSSSSSSDSSSSDSSDSEAGDGDERPPRKKKPRDSNGGNQVNNPSINVVLGGNHPSGALTPTTMLMGLDHVVNSTSQMSNMLGNANPLMAAAMLNNNNKTTLPGSNFGGAPTAGAGNMLHGGGGSVAGAAVSGATGQQQQQHNKNGPNDLSKVPPGGSITAALPPHSFAGGSASAAAAVATSQSSGGIRIASNLHKLAGMGGGDLGEHHAALAAALTSGVNSTGTSGGGNTGSSSNNNGGSNNNNTNPMGGPHGDAMANASLASGLKQIPQFDDPVEQSLASLEFSTGSTGKSSLPDNFLMQQHLMQPAGPQQQQQQQQPFGHQQQQQQQQQQQQQHMDYVTELLTKGADNVGGMNGNHLLNFNLDMAAAAYQQKHPQQQQQQQQQQQQQAHNNGFNVADFGMAGFDSLNMTAASAFLDLEHTLQQQQMQLQQQQQQTHQQQQQQQHHQHQQQQLTQQQQQQQQHLQQQQQQLHQQLNQQLHQQQQVANKLLIIPKPIESMMPSPPDKQQLQQHQKVLPPQQSPSDMKLHPSQAAAAAAASAQGKLSQAFKATNEQNLKNASSWSSLASANSPQSHTSSSSSSSKAKPAMDSFQQFRNKAKERDRLKLLEAAEKEKKNQKEAAEKEQQRKHHKSSSSSSSASAASAQAAAVAAASLAEAVALGAAAAAAVASNASSASGGSSSGGGGGGGGGGGGGGGGPASNQAISGDRERDRDRERERERSGSGGGQSGNGNNSSNSANSNGPGSAGSGGSGGGGGGSGPASAGGPNSGGGNANSNSGGGPALLNAGSNSNSGVGSGGAASSNSNSSVGGIVGSGGPGSNSQGSSGGGGGPASGGMGSVEYLITRCAPQNRAQEVAAAVAVQAFLAASPLGAMESGRKSVHDAQPQISRVDDIKASPGGQGQSSPAQQSPQDRAAAKRAEQRRAEQERRRREAMAGQIDMNMQSDLMAAFEETL; from the exons atgtCGTCCAATGAGCCACCGCCTCGTTACGAGCCACCCGTGGAGCCAGTCAATGGCATTGTACAGCCACCGGTGGTGCCGCCAGCGGAGCGACCCGGCCGCAATACGAACCAACTGCAATATCTGATCAAGACGGTGATGAAGGTGATATGGAAGCACCACTTCTCGTGGCCCTTCCAACAGCCCGTCGATGCCAAGAAGCTCAACCTGCCCGACTACCATAAGATCATCAAACAGCCCATGGACATGGGTACGATCAAGAAGCGGCTGGAGAACAACTACTATTGGTCCGCCAAGGAGACCATTCACGACTTCAATACGATGTTCAACAATTGCTATGTCTACAACAAGCCCGGCGAGGATGTCGTTGTGATGGCCCAGACGCTCGAGAAGGTCTTCCTGCAGAAGATCGAATCGATGCCCAAGGAGGAGCTCGAACTGGAGCCGGTTACGGCCAAGGGTGGCAAGAAGAAGCAACGGGCGCCGGCTACGCCCAAGACATCGTCAACGACCGTTGGCGGTGGAGCAACCACCGGTTCCGGCACAGCCTCCTCGGCGGCAGTTAACAGCGGAGCGGGAAGTGGCTCCACAAAAGTGTCAGCAGCCGCCTCATCCGCGCAACAGTCCGGTCTGCAAGGAGCGACGGGAGCGGGCTCGGCGAGTACACCAGGAGCTCAAGCGGGTTCCGGTGCGGGAGGAGCGACCGCCGCCCGACCCGTATCCGCCATGGGCGGCACGGTTTCATCGACGGCCGGCGGTGCACCGTCCATACCACCGATTAGCACAATGCCACCGCACACGGTACCCGGCAGTACCAATACGACGACGACAGCGATGGCTGGCGGCGCTGGTGGAGCAGGTGCAGCCGCAGCCAATCCCAATGCCGCCGCCCTGATGGCCAGCCTTCTGAATGCGGGCCAAACGGGCGCCTATCCCGGCGCCCCTGGCCAGACGGCGGTCAACAGCTCCTCGCTTCTAGATGGCAGTACAGccgcagcagcggcagcagcagcagcagcggcagcggcggcggcgggaGTGGGCGGTGCAGCGGGAGCCGCCGGTGGTGCAGCGGGCGCCGGAGTGACAATACCATCTGTAGCCGTCAATGCCACCAACGCCGTTCAGGCCTATGTGAATGCGGGCGTGAGCGTTGGTGTGGACGCCGTGATACCGCCGCAGCAGCCCGCCAAAATAAAGAAGGGCGTCAAACGGAAGGCGGACACGACAACGCCGACGGCCAATGCCTTTGAATCGCCTTACGCGCAAATGGACTCCAAATCGGCCAAGATTGCGACGCGACGGGAGTCGAATCGTCAG GATCTTACATTCCAGGGCTCGGGATACAATATGTCGCCGCTGGGCGTCTCCGGAGTGCCCGGACTTGGCGGTCTGGTTGCCGGCGGCGTGGCCGGCGTTGCGGTGGCCAAGAACAAGGAGAAGCTATCGGATGCGCTCAAGTCGTGCAACGAGATCCTCAAGGAGCTCTTCTCGAAGAAGCACTCTGGATATGCCTGGCCGTTCTACAAGCCCGTGGACGCGGAAATGCTTGGCCTGCACGACTATCACGACATCATCAAGAAGCCAATGGATTTGGGCACTGTCAAGCGGAAAATGGACAATCGCGAGTACAAGAGCGCGCCGGAATTTGCTGCCGACGTGCGATTAATATTCACCAACTGCTACAAGTACAATCCGCCAGATCACGATGTTGTGGCCATGGGCCGCAAGCTGCAGGACGTCTTTGAGATGCGCTACGCCAACATCCCCGACGAGCCGGTGGCCAATGCGGCCCACCATCACGGGCACGGCCATGGGCATGGTCACGGTCACGGCCACGGTCACGGGCATGGTCACGGACATGGCCATGGTCACGGTTACGGCGGTCCCCTCAAGCACGATGCCAGCGATTCGTCTAGCGAGGACTCCAGCGACACCGAGAACGAATCCAACTCGGACGAGGAGCGCAGCGCCAAGCTGAAAATGCTCGAGTCCAAGCTGCTTGGCCTGCAGGAGGAGATCCGCAAGCTGTCCGAGGAGGCCTCTGCCAAGAAGAAGGCGAAGAAGAAACTCAAGGAGAAGAAGAAGTCGATGGGCGGCGGCTCTGGATCGGCCTCGCATCATGGTCACGCCTCGGGCGGCGGTGCAAATGCTGGCGGAGCAGGCGGCGCTGGATCCGGCGGCCATTCGGGCGTCGTCTCCGTGCCGGGTGGTGTCGGAGCCATGGGTGCCGGTGGAGCGGGCGGCGCTACTCTCAACGCACTGCTCAGTGGTTCGTTGGTTGGTCCAGGCGGAGCAGCTGTCGCCGGCGGTGTTCCCAATGTGGCGGCGTTGCACAGCCAGGTTCACGACGCGGCCATGGCGGTCTTTGGCCAGCTGGCGGGCGGCGGTGCCGCGGCCGGTGGCGGCTTTGGTGCCGGTGTGACAGCATCGGGCGCATCGACGGGCGGCAAGGCGGGCACCCTGGCCGGCGCTCTGGCAGCGGGAGCGGCGGCAGGCGCCGGCGGTACATCTGGCAGCGGCGGTGGCAGCAGTAAAGGTGCTAAGAGCAAGGGCGGACGCGGCGCCAAGGGCAGCGGAGGCGGCGGCGTTGGAGGTAGCAATAACACCGCTGCGGGCAATGCGGCAGGCGGTGCAGCGGGAGCTGCAGCTGGCGCAGGAGCCGTCGGAGCTGTTGGCGGTGCAGGAGCAGCAGGCGGCGGCAACGCATCCAAGCGGGCCAAGAGCAGCAGTTCGGCTGGCGCTGGCGGCGCTGTTGGGGGCGCGAATGCCAGTACCGGTGGCGCCGGTGCGCGCGGCAGCAGCAAGAAGAAGCCCAGCCAGGTGATGAACTTTGACTCCGAGGAGGAGGACACGGCCAAGCCAATGTCGTACGATGAGAAACGCCAGCTGTCGCTCGACATCAACAAGTTGCCAG GTGACAAGCTGGGCCGTGTGGTACACATCATCCAGAACCGGGAGCCATCGCTGCGTGACTCCAATCCCGACGAAATCGAGATCGACTTCGAGACGCTGAAGCCGTCGACGCTGCGCGAGCTTGAAAGCTATGTGGCGTCGTGTTTGCGCAAAAAAACACGTAAGCCATATT ATAAAAAGCCTTCCGGCAAGTCGAAGGACGAGCAGATGGCAGAGAAAAAGCAGGAGCTGGAAAAGCGACTGCAGGACGTCACCGGCCAGCTGGGGGCAAGCAAGAAAAACGCCAAGAAAG ATGAGTCCGCTTCGAACAAGGTCGAGGCAGTGCAGCCGGCGAATCCCGTGTCATCGAGTTCCAGTTCCAGCGATTCATCGTCGTCGAGTTCGAGTGATAGCAGTTCGAGTGACTCGAGCGACAGTGAAGCAG GTGATGGTGACGAACGACCGCCGCGCAAGAAAAAACCCCGAGACTCGAACGGAGGCAAT CAGGTAAATAATCCAAGTATAAATGTGGTTCTGGGCGGCAACCATCCGAGTGGCGCCCTCACGCCGACGACCATGTTGATGGGCCTGGACCATGTGGTGAACTCCACATCACAAATGT CCAACATGCTGGGCAATGCCAATCCCCTGATGGCAGCTGCCATgctaaacaacaacaacaagacaACACTGCCGGGCAGCAATTTCGGCGGTGCGCCCACTGCCGGTGCCGGGAACATGTTGCACGGCGGTGGCGGTTCAGTTGCCGGTGCTGCAGTTTCTGGGGCGACggggcagcagcagcagcagcacaacAAGAATGGACCAAATGATCTGAGCAAAGTGCCGCCGGGTGGCTCCATCACCGCCGCCCTGCCGCCGCACAGTTTCGCCGGAGgatcagcatcagcagcagctgcagtgGCCACCAGTCAGTCGAGCGGTGGCATTCGCATAGCCAGCAATTTGCACAAGCTGGCCGGTATGGGTGGCGGTGATCTTGGCGAGCATCATGCGGCACTGGCGGCTGCCCTGACGTCCGGCGTTAACAGCACCGGCACCTCTGGCGGCGGCAACaccggcagcagcagcaacaacaacggcggcagcaacaataacaacactAACCCAATGGGCGGACCGCATGGGGATGCGATGGCCAATGCCTCGCTGGCCTCGGGCCTAAAACAGATACCACAATTCGATGATCCCGTTGAGCAGTCGCTGGCCTCGTTGGAGTTCAGCACCGGCTCCACGGGCAAGTCATCGTTGCCTGACAACTTTTTAATGCAGCAGCATCTGATGCAGCCCGCCGgaccacagcagcagcagcagcaacagcaaccctttggccatcagcagcagcagcagcagcaacaacagcagcagcagcagcacatgGACTACGTAACAGAGCTGCTGACAAAGGGAGCGGATAATGTCGGCGGCATGAATGGCAACCACCTGCTGAACTTCAATCTGGACATGGCGGCGGCCGCCTACCAGCAAAAGCatccccagcagcagcagcaacaacaacagcagcagcagcagcaggcgcaCAACAATGGCTTCAATGTGGCCGATTTCGGCATGGCCGGATTCGATAGCCTCAATATGACGGCGGCCTCAGCATTCCTCGATCTGGAGCACACGctccagcagcaacagatgcagctgcagcagcaacaacagcaaacgcaccagcagcagcagcagcagcaacatcaccagcatcaacagcagcaactaacccagcagcagcagcaacagcagcaacatctccagcaacagcaacagcagctgcATCAGCAGCTCAATCAGCAGctccatcagcagcagcaggtggCCAACAAGCTGCTGATCATACCCAAGCCCATCGAATCGATGATGCCCAGTCCGCCGGACAAGCAGCAATTGCAGCAGCATCAGAAGGTGTTGCCGCCACAGCAGTCGCCCTCGGATATGAAGCTGCATCCGAGTcaggcggcggcagcggcagctgCATCAGCACAGGGCAAGCTGTCGCAGGCCTTCAAAGCCACCAACGAGCAGAACCTGAAGAATGCCAGCTCATGGTCCTCGCTGGCGTCGGCGAACTCACCGCAGTCGCACACGTCGAGCAGCTCGAGCAGCAGCAAGGCAAAGCCGGCCATGGACTCGTTCCAGCAGTTCCGCAACAAAGCCAAAGAACGCGACCGTCTCAAGCTGCTGGAGGCGGCCGAGAAGGAGAAGAAGAACCAAAAGGAGGCCGCCGAGAAGGAGCAGCAGCGTAAGCACCACAAGTCCTCGTCATCATCCTCGTCGGCCTCGGCCGCATCCGCCCAGGCAGCAGCGGTTGCAGCCGCATCATTAGCCGAGGCGGTGGCCTTgggagcagcagcggcagcggccgTGGCCTCCAATGCCTCGAGTGCTTCGGGCGGCAGCAGTagtggcggcggcggtggtggtggtggcggcggcggcggcggcggcggcggtcCGGCCAGCAACCAGGCGATCAGTGGCGATCGCGAGCGTGATAGGGATCGTGAACGGGAACGTGAGCGTTCCGGCAGCGGTGGCGGTCAGTCCGGCAATGggaacaacagcagcaattcGGCCAATAGCAATGGACCCGGCAGTGCGGGCAGCGGTGGCagtggcggcggcggcggaggcAGTGGTCCGGCCAGCGCCGGTGGACCAAACAGCGGCGGCGGCAATGCCAATAGTAACAGCGGTGGCGGACCGGCGCTGCTCAATGCCGGCAGCAATAGCAACAGTGGCGTTGGCAGCGGCGGCGctgccagcagcaacagcaacagcagcgtCGGCGGCATCGTTGGCAGCGGCGGACCGGGCTCCAATAGCCAGGGCAGCAGTGGTGGTGGCGGAGGTCCCGCCAGCGGTGGCATGGGCAGCGTTGAATACCTGATAACCCGGTGTGCGCCCCAGAATCGGGCGCAGGAGGTGGCGGCCGCCGTGGCCGTTCAGGCGTTCCTGGCTGCCTCGCCCCTGGGCGCCATGGAAAGCGGAAG GAAAAGCGTTCACGATGCTCAGCCGCAGATATCGCGGGTGGATGACATCAAGGCGTCGCCGGGCGGACAGGGCCAGAGTTCGCCGGCACAGCAATCGCCGCAGGATCGGGCGGCCGCCAAACGTGCCGAGCAGCGGCGGGCCGAGCAGGAGCGGCGCAGGCGCGAAGCG ATGGCTGGCCAAATCGATATGAACATGCAGAGCGATCTCATGGCTGCCTTCGAGGAGACGCTGTAG
- the LOC119556744 gene encoding homeotic protein female sterile isoform X8, whose product MSSNEPPPRYEPPVEPVNGIVQPPVVPPAERPGRNTNQLQYLIKTVMKVIWKHHFSWPFQQPVDAKKLNLPDYHKIIKQPMDMGTIKKRLENNYYWSAKETIHDFNTMFNNCYVYNKPGEDVVVMAQTLEKVFLQKIESMPKEELELEPVTAKGGKKKQRAPATPKTSSTTVGGGATTGSGTASSAAVNSGAGSGSTKVSAAASSAQQSGLQGATGAGSASTPGAQAGSGAGGATAARPVSAMGGTVSSTAGGAPSIPPISTMPPHTVPGSTNTTTTAMAGGAGGAGAAAANPNAAALMASLLNAGQTGAYPGAPGQTAVNSSSLLDGSTAAAAAAAAAAAAAAAGVGGAAGAAGGAAGAGVTIPSVAVNATNAVQAYVNAGVSVGVDAVIPPQQPAKIKKGVKRKADTTTPTANAFESPYAQMDSKSAKIATRRESNRQDLTFQGSGYNMSPLGVSGVPGLGGLVAGGVAGVAVAKNKEKLSDALKSCNEILKELFSKKHSGYAWPFYKPVDAEMLGLHDYHDIIKKPMDLGTVKRKMDNREYKSAPEFAADVRLIFTNCYKYNPPDHDVVAMGRKLQDVFEMRYANIPDEPVANAAHHHGHGHGHGHGHGHGHGHGHGHGHGHGYGGPLKHDASDSSSEDSSDTENESNSDEERSAKLKMLESKLLGLQEEIRKLSEEASAKKKAKKKLKEKKKSMGGGSGSASHHGHASGGGANAGGAGGAGSGGHSGVVSVPGGVGAMGAGGAGGATLNALLSGSLVGPGGAAVAGGVPNVAALHSQVHDAAMAVFGQLAGGGAAAGGGFGAGVTASGASTGGKAGTLAGALAAGAAAGAGGTSGSGGGSSKGAKSKGGRGAKGSGGGGVGGSNNTAAGNAAGGAAGAAAGAGAVGAVGGAGAAGGGNASKRAKSSSSAGAGGAVGGANASTGGAGARGSSKKKPSQVMNFDSEEEDTAKPMSYDEKRQLSLDINKLPGDKLGRVVHIIQNREPSLRDSNPDEIEIDFETLKPSTLRELESYVASCLRKKTRKPYYKKPSGKSKDEQMAEKKQELEKRLQDVTGQLGASKKNAKKDESASNKVEAVQPANPVSSSSSSSDSSSSSSSDSSSSDSSDSEAG is encoded by the exons atgtCGTCCAATGAGCCACCGCCTCGTTACGAGCCACCCGTGGAGCCAGTCAATGGCATTGTACAGCCACCGGTGGTGCCGCCAGCGGAGCGACCCGGCCGCAATACGAACCAACTGCAATATCTGATCAAGACGGTGATGAAGGTGATATGGAAGCACCACTTCTCGTGGCCCTTCCAACAGCCCGTCGATGCCAAGAAGCTCAACCTGCCCGACTACCATAAGATCATCAAACAGCCCATGGACATGGGTACGATCAAGAAGCGGCTGGAGAACAACTACTATTGGTCCGCCAAGGAGACCATTCACGACTTCAATACGATGTTCAACAATTGCTATGTCTACAACAAGCCCGGCGAGGATGTCGTTGTGATGGCCCAGACGCTCGAGAAGGTCTTCCTGCAGAAGATCGAATCGATGCCCAAGGAGGAGCTCGAACTGGAGCCGGTTACGGCCAAGGGTGGCAAGAAGAAGCAACGGGCGCCGGCTACGCCCAAGACATCGTCAACGACCGTTGGCGGTGGAGCAACCACCGGTTCCGGCACAGCCTCCTCGGCGGCAGTTAACAGCGGAGCGGGAAGTGGCTCCACAAAAGTGTCAGCAGCCGCCTCATCCGCGCAACAGTCCGGTCTGCAAGGAGCGACGGGAGCGGGCTCGGCGAGTACACCAGGAGCTCAAGCGGGTTCCGGTGCGGGAGGAGCGACCGCCGCCCGACCCGTATCCGCCATGGGCGGCACGGTTTCATCGACGGCCGGCGGTGCACCGTCCATACCACCGATTAGCACAATGCCACCGCACACGGTACCCGGCAGTACCAATACGACGACGACAGCGATGGCTGGCGGCGCTGGTGGAGCAGGTGCAGCCGCAGCCAATCCCAATGCCGCCGCCCTGATGGCCAGCCTTCTGAATGCGGGCCAAACGGGCGCCTATCCCGGCGCCCCTGGCCAGACGGCGGTCAACAGCTCCTCGCTTCTAGATGGCAGTACAGccgcagcagcggcagcagcagcagcagcggcagcggcggcggcgggaGTGGGCGGTGCAGCGGGAGCCGCCGGTGGTGCAGCGGGCGCCGGAGTGACAATACCATCTGTAGCCGTCAATGCCACCAACGCCGTTCAGGCCTATGTGAATGCGGGCGTGAGCGTTGGTGTGGACGCCGTGATACCGCCGCAGCAGCCCGCCAAAATAAAGAAGGGCGTCAAACGGAAGGCGGACACGACAACGCCGACGGCCAATGCCTTTGAATCGCCTTACGCGCAAATGGACTCCAAATCGGCCAAGATTGCGACGCGACGGGAGTCGAATCGTCAG GATCTTACATTCCAGGGCTCGGGATACAATATGTCGCCGCTGGGCGTCTCCGGAGTGCCCGGACTTGGCGGTCTGGTTGCCGGCGGCGTGGCCGGCGTTGCGGTGGCCAAGAACAAGGAGAAGCTATCGGATGCGCTCAAGTCGTGCAACGAGATCCTCAAGGAGCTCTTCTCGAAGAAGCACTCTGGATATGCCTGGCCGTTCTACAAGCCCGTGGACGCGGAAATGCTTGGCCTGCACGACTATCACGACATCATCAAGAAGCCAATGGATTTGGGCACTGTCAAGCGGAAAATGGACAATCGCGAGTACAAGAGCGCGCCGGAATTTGCTGCCGACGTGCGATTAATATTCACCAACTGCTACAAGTACAATCCGCCAGATCACGATGTTGTGGCCATGGGCCGCAAGCTGCAGGACGTCTTTGAGATGCGCTACGCCAACATCCCCGACGAGCCGGTGGCCAATGCGGCCCACCATCACGGGCACGGCCATGGGCATGGTCACGGTCACGGCCACGGTCACGGGCATGGTCACGGACATGGCCATGGTCACGGTTACGGCGGTCCCCTCAAGCACGATGCCAGCGATTCGTCTAGCGAGGACTCCAGCGACACCGAGAACGAATCCAACTCGGACGAGGAGCGCAGCGCCAAGCTGAAAATGCTCGAGTCCAAGCTGCTTGGCCTGCAGGAGGAGATCCGCAAGCTGTCCGAGGAGGCCTCTGCCAAGAAGAAGGCGAAGAAGAAACTCAAGGAGAAGAAGAAGTCGATGGGCGGCGGCTCTGGATCGGCCTCGCATCATGGTCACGCCTCGGGCGGCGGTGCAAATGCTGGCGGAGCAGGCGGCGCTGGATCCGGCGGCCATTCGGGCGTCGTCTCCGTGCCGGGTGGTGTCGGAGCCATGGGTGCCGGTGGAGCGGGCGGCGCTACTCTCAACGCACTGCTCAGTGGTTCGTTGGTTGGTCCAGGCGGAGCAGCTGTCGCCGGCGGTGTTCCCAATGTGGCGGCGTTGCACAGCCAGGTTCACGACGCGGCCATGGCGGTCTTTGGCCAGCTGGCGGGCGGCGGTGCCGCGGCCGGTGGCGGCTTTGGTGCCGGTGTGACAGCATCGGGCGCATCGACGGGCGGCAAGGCGGGCACCCTGGCCGGCGCTCTGGCAGCGGGAGCGGCGGCAGGCGCCGGCGGTACATCTGGCAGCGGCGGTGGCAGCAGTAAAGGTGCTAAGAGCAAGGGCGGACGCGGCGCCAAGGGCAGCGGAGGCGGCGGCGTTGGAGGTAGCAATAACACCGCTGCGGGCAATGCGGCAGGCGGTGCAGCGGGAGCTGCAGCTGGCGCAGGAGCCGTCGGAGCTGTTGGCGGTGCAGGAGCAGCAGGCGGCGGCAACGCATCCAAGCGGGCCAAGAGCAGCAGTTCGGCTGGCGCTGGCGGCGCTGTTGGGGGCGCGAATGCCAGTACCGGTGGCGCCGGTGCGCGCGGCAGCAGCAAGAAGAAGCCCAGCCAGGTGATGAACTTTGACTCCGAGGAGGAGGACACGGCCAAGCCAATGTCGTACGATGAGAAACGCCAGCTGTCGCTCGACATCAACAAGTTGCCAG GTGACAAGCTGGGCCGTGTGGTACACATCATCCAGAACCGGGAGCCATCGCTGCGTGACTCCAATCCCGACGAAATCGAGATCGACTTCGAGACGCTGAAGCCGTCGACGCTGCGCGAGCTTGAAAGCTATGTGGCGTCGTGTTTGCGCAAAAAAACACGTAAGCCATATT ATAAAAAGCCTTCCGGCAAGTCGAAGGACGAGCAGATGGCAGAGAAAAAGCAGGAGCTGGAAAAGCGACTGCAGGACGTCACCGGCCAGCTGGGGGCAAGCAAGAAAAACGCCAAGAAAG ATGAGTCCGCTTCGAACAAGGTCGAGGCAGTGCAGCCGGCGAATCCCGTGTCATCGAGTTCCAGTTCCAGCGATTCATCGTCGTCGAGTTCGAGTGATAGCAGTTCGAGTGACTCGAGCGACAGTGAAGCAGGTTAG